A single genomic interval of Microbacterium sp. LWO14-1.2 harbors:
- a CDS encoding Gfo/Idh/MocA family oxidoreductase: MTDKIRIAVVGANGAFGMKHLDGLANIEDAEVTVVSATSQEKADAVAAQYGVATAVVGLDAVFERDDVDAVILATPTGLHAAQTQAVLAAGKHVQVEIPLADSLADAEATLAVAEASDRVAMVGHTRRFNPSHQLVHERIAAGEFAVQQMDVQTYFFRRTNTNAKGEARSWTDHLLWHHAAHTVDLFAYQAGRIVQAHAIQGPIHPELGIAMDMSIQLKSETGAICTLSLSFNNDGPFGTFFRYIGDTATYVARYDDLYDGRDQQIDVSQVAVSFNGIELQDREFVAAIREGREPNSSLRQVIDCYRVLGALEEQLA, from the coding sequence ATGACAGACAAGATCCGAATCGCGGTTGTCGGCGCCAACGGCGCCTTCGGCATGAAGCACCTCGACGGCCTCGCGAACATCGAGGACGCGGAGGTGACGGTCGTCAGCGCGACTTCGCAGGAGAAGGCGGATGCCGTCGCCGCGCAGTACGGCGTCGCGACCGCCGTCGTGGGGCTGGATGCCGTGTTCGAGCGCGACGACGTGGACGCCGTGATCCTCGCGACTCCCACCGGACTGCACGCCGCACAGACCCAGGCGGTGCTCGCGGCCGGCAAGCACGTGCAGGTCGAGATCCCGCTCGCGGACTCGCTGGCCGACGCCGAGGCCACCCTCGCCGTGGCCGAGGCCTCGGACCGCGTCGCAATGGTCGGCCACACGCGGCGGTTCAACCCCTCCCACCAGCTGGTGCACGAGCGCATCGCCGCCGGCGAGTTCGCCGTGCAGCAGATGGACGTGCAGACGTACTTCTTCCGCCGCACGAACACGAACGCCAAGGGCGAGGCGCGCTCGTGGACCGACCACCTCCTCTGGCATCACGCGGCCCACACCGTCGACCTCTTCGCTTACCAGGCGGGGCGCATCGTGCAGGCGCACGCGATCCAGGGCCCGATCCACCCCGAGCTCGGCATCGCGATGGACATGTCGATCCAGCTGAAGAGCGAGACCGGGGCAATCTGCACGCTGTCGCTGTCGTTCAACAACGACGGGCCCTTCGGCACGTTCTTCCGCTACATCGGAGACACCGCCACGTACGTCGCCCGCTACGACGACCTCTACGACGGCAGGGATCAGCAGATCGACGTGTCGCAGGTGGCCGTGAGCTTCAACGGCATCGAGCTGCAGGACCGCGAGTTCGTCGCCGCGATCCGCGAAGGACGCGAGCCGAACTCGTCGCTGCGTCAGGTCATCGACTGCTACCGCGTGCTCGGCGCGCTGGAGGAGCAGCTCGCGTGA
- a CDS encoding protocatechuate 4,5-dioxygenase subunit alpha/beta: MALDKPYKDVPGTTIYDAEQARKGYHLNQFSMSLMKPENRERFLADQEAYLDEWPLNPVQRQAVLDMDLNTMIAEGGNIYFLSKIGATHGLSFQQMAGSMTGMSEAAYRDMMVAGGRRPEGNRLKDLDGWTPRSTEKATAVRPDAPARYTSALFTSHVPAIGAAMDLGKTEEPYWKKVFDGYRWTRTWAKENTPDVVILVYNDHATAFDASIIPTFVLGTGDEYPVADEGYGPRPVPDVKGYPEFAAHLAQSIIQDDFDLTLVNEMVVDHGLTVPLSLVYGEVEEWPVRVIPLAVNVVQYPVPSGRRCYELGKALRRAIDKWDGEELNVQIWGTGGMSHQLQGPRAGLINKEWDNAFLDHLIADPLGLTEWPHMEYVDEAGSEGIELVDWLIARGAMDDQFGGEAPEVGHRFYHVPASNTAVGHLVLSNPVRTPALAEDDADAAVPTRSSAPEGSSEPEATAALSNA; encoded by the coding sequence ATGGCACTCGACAAGCCGTACAAGGACGTCCCCGGCACGACGATCTACGACGCCGAGCAGGCGCGCAAGGGATACCACCTCAACCAGTTCTCGATGTCGCTGATGAAGCCCGAGAACCGGGAGCGGTTCCTCGCGGATCAGGAGGCGTACCTCGACGAGTGGCCGCTGAACCCGGTGCAGCGCCAGGCGGTGCTCGACATGGACCTTAACACCATGATCGCCGAGGGAGGGAACATCTACTTCCTCAGCAAGATCGGCGCGACCCACGGACTCAGCTTCCAGCAGATGGCGGGCTCGATGACCGGGATGTCGGAGGCCGCGTACCGGGACATGATGGTCGCCGGCGGCCGTCGCCCCGAGGGCAACCGCCTGAAGGACCTCGACGGATGGACGCCCCGGTCGACCGAGAAGGCGACCGCCGTCCGGCCGGACGCCCCCGCCCGCTACACCTCGGCGCTGTTCACGTCGCACGTCCCGGCGATCGGTGCGGCGATGGATCTCGGCAAGACGGAGGAGCCGTACTGGAAGAAGGTCTTCGACGGCTACCGGTGGACCCGCACATGGGCGAAGGAGAACACCCCCGATGTCGTGATCCTCGTGTACAACGACCACGCCACGGCCTTCGACGCCTCGATCATCCCCACCTTCGTCCTCGGCACGGGTGACGAGTACCCGGTCGCCGACGAGGGTTATGGTCCTCGTCCCGTTCCGGATGTGAAGGGCTACCCGGAGTTCGCCGCGCACCTCGCGCAGTCGATCATCCAGGACGACTTCGACCTCACCCTCGTCAACGAGATGGTCGTCGACCACGGCCTGACCGTGCCGCTGTCCCTCGTGTACGGCGAGGTCGAGGAGTGGCCGGTCCGAGTCATCCCGCTCGCCGTGAACGTCGTGCAGTACCCGGTGCCGTCCGGCCGACGCTGCTACGAGCTGGGCAAGGCTCTGCGCCGCGCGATCGACAAGTGGGACGGCGAAGAGCTGAACGTGCAGATCTGGGGAACCGGCGGCATGAGCCACCAGCTGCAGGGGCCGCGCGCCGGACTCATCAACAAGGAGTGGGACAACGCGTTCCTCGACCACCTGATCGCGGACCCGCTCGGACTCACGGAGTGGCCTCACATGGAGTACGTCGACGAGGCGGGCTCTGAGGGGATCGAGCTCGTCGACTGGCTCATCGCCCGCGGCGCGATGGACGACCAGTTCGGCGGCGAGGCTCCCGAGGTGGGCCACCGGTTCTATCACGTCCCCGCGTCGAACACCGCGGTCGGACACCTCGTCCTGTCGAACCCGGTCCGCACGCCCGCCCTCGCCGAAGACGACGCCGATGCGGCCGTGCCGACGCGCAGCTCCGCGCCCGAGGGCTCGAGCGAGCCCGAGGCGACGGCAGCGCTGTCGAACGCCTGA